The Natator depressus isolate rNatDep1 chromosome 8, rNatDep2.hap1, whole genome shotgun sequence genome window below encodes:
- the ANGPTL1 gene encoding angiopoietin-related protein 1 isoform X4 encodes MKISTWTLGVLLFLLLSTGHCTEKSKLSKLSKRHPRSTDGGEEGKKCGYTFLVPEQKITGPICVNTKGLGADNRKDEITRMDIENLKEVLSKQKREIDILQLVVDVDGNIVNEVKLLRKESRNMNSRVTQLYMQLLHEIIRKRDNSLELSQLENKILNVTTEMLKMATRYRELEIKYAALTDLVNNQSVIISLLEEQCLQILSRQDTDGSPPLVQVVPQHIPNSQHYTPSLLGGNEIQRDPSYPRDRDIRPPPDPATSPTKSPFRIPPLTLINEGPFKDCQQAKEAGHSNSGIYMIKPENSNEPVQLWCENSLDPGGWAVIQKRTDGSVNFFRNWDSYKKGFGNVDGEYWLGLENIYMLTNQDNYRLLIELEDWSNKKVYAEYSSFRLEPESEFYRLRLGTYQGNAGDSMIWHNGKQFTTLDRDRDTYTGFLATHPSFH; translated from the exons ATGAAGATCTCTACATGGACTTTGGGTGTGCTATTATTCCTACTACTGTCTACAGGACACTGCACAGAAAAGTCTAAACTCAGTAAATTATCGAAGAGGCACCCTCGTTCAACAGATGgtggagaggaaggaaaaaaatgtggttATACTTTCTTGGTTCCTGAACAAAAAATTACAGGGCCAATTTGTGTAAACACCAAAGGACTAGGAGCAGATAACAGAAAAGATGAAATCACAAGGATGGACATAGAGAACCTGAAGGAAGTATTGTCCAAGCAGAAACGCGAGATTGATATCTTGCAGCTTGTGGTGGATGTGGATGGAAATATTGTGAATGAGGTAAAACTGCTGAGAAAAGAAAGTCGCAACATGAACTCCCGAGTCACTCAGCTCTACATGCAGCTCTTGCATGAGATAATCCGAAAGCGCGATAATTCACTTGAGCTTTCCCAACTGGAAAATAAAATCCTCAATGTTACAACAGAAATGTTGAAAATGGCAACACGATACAGGGAGCTTGAAATAAAATATGCAGCACTAACAGATCTTGTAAATAATCAGTCTGTGATTATCTCTTTATTGGAAGAGCAGTGCTTGCAGATACTGTCACGACAGGACACCGACGGATCTCCTCCTCTTGTTCAGGTGGTGCCACAGCACATTCCTAACAGCCAGCACTATACTCCCAGCCTTTTGGGAGGTAATGAGATACAGAGGGACCCAAGTTATCCTAGAGACAGAGACATAAGGCCACCACCTGATCCAGCTACTTCTCCTACAAAAAGTCCTTTCAGGATACCACCGCTAACTTTAATCAATGAAG GTCCTTTCAAAGACTGTCAACAAGCCAAAGAAGCTGGGCATTCCAACAGTGGGATTTATATGATCAAACCTGAAAACAGCAATGAACCAGTACAGTTATGGTGTGAGAACAGCCTGGACCCTGGAGGCTGGGCAGTTATTCAGAAAAGGACAGATGGATCTGTCAATTTCTTCAGGAATTGGGACAGTTATAAG AAAGGATTTGGAAATGTTGATGGAGAGTACTGGCTGGGACTAGAAAACATTTACATGCTTACCAATCAGGACAATTATAGGCTATTGATTGAACTAGAAGACTGGAGTAATAAGAAAGTCTATGCAGAATACAGCAGTTTTCGCCTGGAGCCTGAAAGTGAATTCTATAGGCTGCGTCTGGGAACTTACCAGGGAAATGCAGGGGATTCCATGATATGGCACAATGGAAAACAATTTACAACACTGGACAGAGATAGAGATACATACACAG GTTTTCTAGCAACTCATCCATCTTTTCACTGA
- the ANGPTL1 gene encoding angiopoietin-related protein 1 isoform X1, with amino-acid sequence MKISTWTLGVLLFLLLSTGHCTEKSKLSKLSKRHPRSTDGGEEGKKCGYTFLVPEQKITGPICVNTKGLGADNRKDEITRMDIENLKEVLSKQKREIDILQLVVDVDGNIVNEVKLLRKESRNMNSRVTQLYMQLLHEIIRKRDNSLELSQLENKILNVTTEMLKMATRYRELEIKYAALTDLVNNQSVIISLLEEQCLQILSRQDTDGSPPLVQVVPQHIPNSQHYTPSLLGGNEIQRDPSYPRDRDIRPPPDPATSPTKSPFRIPPLTLINEGPFKDCQQAKEAGHSNSGIYMIKPENSNEPVQLWCENSLDPGGWAVIQKRTDGSVNFFRNWDSYKKGFGNVDGEYWLGLENIYMLTNQDNYRLLIELEDWSNKKVYAEYSSFRLEPESEFYRLRLGTYQGNAGDSMIWHNGKQFTTLDRDRDTYTGNCAHFHKGGWWYNACAHSNLNGVWYRGGHYRSKYQDGIFWAEYRGGSYSLKAVQMMIRPID; translated from the exons ATGAAGATCTCTACATGGACTTTGGGTGTGCTATTATTCCTACTACTGTCTACAGGACACTGCACAGAAAAGTCTAAACTCAGTAAATTATCGAAGAGGCACCCTCGTTCAACAGATGgtggagaggaaggaaaaaaatgtggttATACTTTCTTGGTTCCTGAACAAAAAATTACAGGGCCAATTTGTGTAAACACCAAAGGACTAGGAGCAGATAACAGAAAAGATGAAATCACAAGGATGGACATAGAGAACCTGAAGGAAGTATTGTCCAAGCAGAAACGCGAGATTGATATCTTGCAGCTTGTGGTGGATGTGGATGGAAATATTGTGAATGAGGTAAAACTGCTGAGAAAAGAAAGTCGCAACATGAACTCCCGAGTCACTCAGCTCTACATGCAGCTCTTGCATGAGATAATCCGAAAGCGCGATAATTCACTTGAGCTTTCCCAACTGGAAAATAAAATCCTCAATGTTACAACAGAAATGTTGAAAATGGCAACACGATACAGGGAGCTTGAAATAAAATATGCAGCACTAACAGATCTTGTAAATAATCAGTCTGTGATTATCTCTTTATTGGAAGAGCAGTGCTTGCAGATACTGTCACGACAGGACACCGACGGATCTCCTCCTCTTGTTCAGGTGGTGCCACAGCACATTCCTAACAGCCAGCACTATACTCCCAGCCTTTTGGGAGGTAATGAGATACAGAGGGACCCAAGTTATCCTAGAGACAGAGACATAAGGCCACCACCTGATCCAGCTACTTCTCCTACAAAAAGTCCTTTCAGGATACCACCGCTAACTTTAATCAATGAAG GTCCTTTCAAAGACTGTCAACAAGCCAAAGAAGCTGGGCATTCCAACAGTGGGATTTATATGATCAAACCTGAAAACAGCAATGAACCAGTACAGTTATGGTGTGAGAACAGCCTGGACCCTGGAGGCTGGGCAGTTATTCAGAAAAGGACAGATGGATCTGTCAATTTCTTCAGGAATTGGGACAGTTATAAG AAAGGATTTGGAAATGTTGATGGAGAGTACTGGCTGGGACTAGAAAACATTTACATGCTTACCAATCAGGACAATTATAGGCTATTGATTGAACTAGAAGACTGGAGTAATAAGAAAGTCTATGCAGAATACAGCAGTTTTCGCCTGGAGCCTGAAAGTGAATTCTATAGGCTGCGTCTGGGAACTTACCAGGGAAATGCAGGGGATTCCATGATATGGCACAATGGAAAACAATTTACAACACTGGACAGAGATAGAGATACATACACAG GAAATTGTGCCCATTTTCACAAAGGAGGCTGGTGGTACAATGCTTGCGCACATTCTAACCTTAATGGAGTGTGGTACAGAGGAGGCCATTACAGAAGCAAATATCAGGATGGGATTTTTTGGGCTGAGTACAGAGGAGGTTCATATTCCCTGAAAGCAGTTCAGATGATGATCAGACCcattgactga
- the ANGPTL1 gene encoding angiopoietin-related protein 1 isoform X2, whose protein sequence is MKISTWTLGVLLFLLLSTGHCTEKSKLSKLSKRHPRSTDGGEEGKKCGYTFLVPEQKITGPICVNTKGLGADNRKDEITRMDIENLKEVLSKQKREIDILQLVVDVDGNIVNEVKLLRKESRNMNSRVTQLYMQLLHEIIRKRDNSLELSQLENKILNVTTEMLKMATRYRELEIKYAALTDLVNNQSVIISLLEEQCLQILSRQDTDGSPPLVQVVPQHIPNSQHYTPSLLGGNEIQRDPSYPRDRDIRPPPDPATSPTKSPFRIPPLTLINEGPFKDCQQAKEAGHSNSGIYMIKPENSNEPVQLWCENSLDPGGWAVIQKRTDGSVNFFRNWDSYKKGFGNVDGEYWLGLENIYMLTNQDNYRLLIELEDWSNKKVYAEYSSFRLEPESEFYRLRLGTYQGNAGDSMIWHNGKQFTTLDRDRDTYTAAEIKEQSQHHVTSQLSSDYQQSSVNCSL, encoded by the exons ATGAAGATCTCTACATGGACTTTGGGTGTGCTATTATTCCTACTACTGTCTACAGGACACTGCACAGAAAAGTCTAAACTCAGTAAATTATCGAAGAGGCACCCTCGTTCAACAGATGgtggagaggaaggaaaaaaatgtggttATACTTTCTTGGTTCCTGAACAAAAAATTACAGGGCCAATTTGTGTAAACACCAAAGGACTAGGAGCAGATAACAGAAAAGATGAAATCACAAGGATGGACATAGAGAACCTGAAGGAAGTATTGTCCAAGCAGAAACGCGAGATTGATATCTTGCAGCTTGTGGTGGATGTGGATGGAAATATTGTGAATGAGGTAAAACTGCTGAGAAAAGAAAGTCGCAACATGAACTCCCGAGTCACTCAGCTCTACATGCAGCTCTTGCATGAGATAATCCGAAAGCGCGATAATTCACTTGAGCTTTCCCAACTGGAAAATAAAATCCTCAATGTTACAACAGAAATGTTGAAAATGGCAACACGATACAGGGAGCTTGAAATAAAATATGCAGCACTAACAGATCTTGTAAATAATCAGTCTGTGATTATCTCTTTATTGGAAGAGCAGTGCTTGCAGATACTGTCACGACAGGACACCGACGGATCTCCTCCTCTTGTTCAGGTGGTGCCACAGCACATTCCTAACAGCCAGCACTATACTCCCAGCCTTTTGGGAGGTAATGAGATACAGAGGGACCCAAGTTATCCTAGAGACAGAGACATAAGGCCACCACCTGATCCAGCTACTTCTCCTACAAAAAGTCCTTTCAGGATACCACCGCTAACTTTAATCAATGAAG GTCCTTTCAAAGACTGTCAACAAGCCAAAGAAGCTGGGCATTCCAACAGTGGGATTTATATGATCAAACCTGAAAACAGCAATGAACCAGTACAGTTATGGTGTGAGAACAGCCTGGACCCTGGAGGCTGGGCAGTTATTCAGAAAAGGACAGATGGATCTGTCAATTTCTTCAGGAATTGGGACAGTTATAAG AAAGGATTTGGAAATGTTGATGGAGAGTACTGGCTGGGACTAGAAAACATTTACATGCTTACCAATCAGGACAATTATAGGCTATTGATTGAACTAGAAGACTGGAGTAATAAGAAAGTCTATGCAGAATACAGCAGTTTTCGCCTGGAGCCTGAAAGTGAATTCTATAGGCTGCGTCTGGGAACTTACCAGGGAAATGCAGGGGATTCCATGATATGGCACAATGGAAAACAATTTACAACACTGGACAGAGATAGAGATACATACACAG CAGCTGAAATCAAAGAgcagagccagcaccatgtgaccagccagctctcctcaGATTACCAGCAATCTTCTGTGAACTGCAGTTTGTAG
- the ANGPTL1 gene encoding angiopoietin-related protein 1 isoform X3, with translation MKISTWTLGVLLFLLLSTGHCTEKSKLSKLSKRHPRSTDGGEEGKKCGYTFLVPEQKITGPICVNTKGLGADNRKDEITRMDIENLKEVLSKQKREIDILQLVVDVDGNIVNEVKLLRKESRNMNSRVTQLYMQLLHEIIRKRDNSLELSQLENKILNVTTEMLKMATRYRELEIKYAALTDLVNNQSVIISLLEEQCLQILSRQDTDGSPPLVQVVPQHIPNSQHYTPSLLGGNEIQRDPSYPRDRDIRPPPDPATSPTKSPFRIPPLTLINEGPFKDCQQAKEAGHSNSGIYMIKPENSNEPVQLWCENSLDPGGWAVIQKRTDGSVNFFRNWDSYKKGFGNVDGEYWLGLENIYMLTNQDNYRLLIELEDWSNKKVYAEYSSFRLEPESEFYRLRLGTYQGNAGDSMIWHNGKQFTTLDRDRDTYTVSFIIIKQLKSKSRASTM, from the exons ATGAAGATCTCTACATGGACTTTGGGTGTGCTATTATTCCTACTACTGTCTACAGGACACTGCACAGAAAAGTCTAAACTCAGTAAATTATCGAAGAGGCACCCTCGTTCAACAGATGgtggagaggaaggaaaaaaatgtggttATACTTTCTTGGTTCCTGAACAAAAAATTACAGGGCCAATTTGTGTAAACACCAAAGGACTAGGAGCAGATAACAGAAAAGATGAAATCACAAGGATGGACATAGAGAACCTGAAGGAAGTATTGTCCAAGCAGAAACGCGAGATTGATATCTTGCAGCTTGTGGTGGATGTGGATGGAAATATTGTGAATGAGGTAAAACTGCTGAGAAAAGAAAGTCGCAACATGAACTCCCGAGTCACTCAGCTCTACATGCAGCTCTTGCATGAGATAATCCGAAAGCGCGATAATTCACTTGAGCTTTCCCAACTGGAAAATAAAATCCTCAATGTTACAACAGAAATGTTGAAAATGGCAACACGATACAGGGAGCTTGAAATAAAATATGCAGCACTAACAGATCTTGTAAATAATCAGTCTGTGATTATCTCTTTATTGGAAGAGCAGTGCTTGCAGATACTGTCACGACAGGACACCGACGGATCTCCTCCTCTTGTTCAGGTGGTGCCACAGCACATTCCTAACAGCCAGCACTATACTCCCAGCCTTTTGGGAGGTAATGAGATACAGAGGGACCCAAGTTATCCTAGAGACAGAGACATAAGGCCACCACCTGATCCAGCTACTTCTCCTACAAAAAGTCCTTTCAGGATACCACCGCTAACTTTAATCAATGAAG GTCCTTTCAAAGACTGTCAACAAGCCAAAGAAGCTGGGCATTCCAACAGTGGGATTTATATGATCAAACCTGAAAACAGCAATGAACCAGTACAGTTATGGTGTGAGAACAGCCTGGACCCTGGAGGCTGGGCAGTTATTCAGAAAAGGACAGATGGATCTGTCAATTTCTTCAGGAATTGGGACAGTTATAAG AAAGGATTTGGAAATGTTGATGGAGAGTACTGGCTGGGACTAGAAAACATTTACATGCTTACCAATCAGGACAATTATAGGCTATTGATTGAACTAGAAGACTGGAGTAATAAGAAAGTCTATGCAGAATACAGCAGTTTTCGCCTGGAGCCTGAAAGTGAATTCTATAGGCTGCGTCTGGGAACTTACCAGGGAAATGCAGGGGATTCCATGATATGGCACAATGGAAAACAATTTACAACACTGGACAGAGATAGAGATACATACACAG TCTCTTTCATTATAATTAAGCAGCTGAAATCAAAGAgcagagccagcaccatgtga